A single candidate division KSB1 bacterium DNA region contains:
- a CDS encoding FG-GAP-like repeat-containing protein — protein MDRRALAWRGLVLAACIWTVGAAAQQIRFTDITEAKNVKGYLVNGVSVYGHGVAMADVTGDGLPEIYVSQANEGTSSYPEVFYVSVRNAAYTEEASRRGLRDSYGIGSHGVVFFDLDNDDDWDVYNGNTTARNRLYRNRGNGFFDDITVSAGLRDWPYSTRGVVAFDANKDGYMDLYCVGAGLPDNQAEPNEFYINQKNGTFQLVDWGLRNVTQDGFGQQGVTAADVDNDGDIDIYICRRDNTHDGKWGSPCNLLFINNGDNTFSEQAGERGVRGAFWNDGATFVDYDNDGDLDLFVIGQSKYLGKVYVYRNRGDGYFEDVTNTLNLAGRGYTVLPIDADNDGDIDLYIPQHFGSTDSPNRAIFYRNDGGRFVALSSTGAEIYSYDPRGGAVADVDDDGDLDIYFADANKAADARYWNRLLRNDTQTSNKWLKVYGRGPKGDKGGIGTKVWVFDKGYCDSLNHLVGYRQMMSAYGYLCQDDYVLHFGLGQRDSVDVKVVLLDGTTLRARSVPANTKLYFSKPAQLAMVDGNGQQGPGNVALPAPLRVKVTDQYGKNVVGAQVTFTVVTGNGRFLEQQPVSTDRLGVASTHFVMGSVGLTQSVRATCADVPGATVDFTASISPHRVAGKVRYPNGTIPPVATFTAFKTSYPDEVMTQSSPGCGYSSGSYWIQCENFPHTWTPGETLRVEVRDGGVGRGSASVVFSSAAVDSLNLVISVFTRQITVATNPPGLQLRVDGQLYLAPQTFTWIEGSSHTVEAPSPLAGGPGTRYVFGTWSDGGGQSHSIIVPAHDYSITAQYETQYELTVVSAYGAPYGGGWYPAGSSVTFGVTSPDTTTPGTRRLFQGWEGSGQGSYSGPNAVATVVMSNPISEQANWQTQYRLWVFSAYGSPTGQGWYNAGATARFGVTSPEVHGATRYVFSGWKGDFSGSGPVDSLRMDGPKSITASWVTEHLLTVLTPYGTAFGQGWYRQGSTATFGVAPSVVGLNGGTRLVFARWTGEGQGAYTGADTTASVVMFNPVTERAQWTRQYRLTTAVSPPEGGTMVPQPPGLWCDSLAVVALSAVPNSTGGYTFAGWSGALSGTANPASLTMNGPKSVTANFTPPGHVRVTTEPSGLSVVVDGVTYNAPCDFDWPIGSTHSIGVVSPQPGAQGVRYVFSSWSDGGQQNHTVVVTGGALYAARFGTEYFLSLSTTPQEGGTLVPAPPGGWYAQGATVVLTATPAPGFVWGGWAGDLVGMPNPATVVMSRPLSATATFLTVRQIVVASVPEGRQIVVDGIPYEAPQTFSWPTGSRHTLAAPSPQSIGAGRRYRFYSWSDGGEQTHEVVVDNTTSYTAVFGVECFLATQANPPQGGDVVPAPPGEWYPEGSQVEVRASADGTRGYSFWGWSGDLRGTQNPALVGVDAPKQVRANFGLGSYAPPILLYSYPRPGSVGAPRNATVFLGIQARSGGIDPSTLQVEVEGSTVLSGGVDQTGGRASMLLVGDTYTVAFHPATPYRSNGHVTVRVECEDLGYHLGRLDTSFAFATCRDTAFVMLRQTVDQMGGTLSLEHTGIQVLIPEGALTAPTPLEIGFIWDPPALPSNVKAVDLFHYLGPDGLTFADSVTVGIEYSWDTLGWAGVTRPVDIPCYRYSSREGAWTRVPVYDANDHELFVRLKEFCYLTLATEKTEVAQTLDAAVPQCLALLPNYPNPFNPVTVLEYHVPTSGLVQLGVYNVRGQLVATLCDRPHQPGVYRVAWDGRDASGQPVASGVYVAVLRHEGEVRRIKLLLAK, from the coding sequence ATGGATCGCAGAGCACTCGCATGGAGGGGACTTGTCCTTGCTGCGTGCATATGGACGGTAGGAGCCGCTGCGCAGCAGATTCGTTTTACTGACATCACTGAGGCGAAGAACGTCAAAGGGTACCTGGTCAACGGGGTGTCGGTCTATGGGCACGGTGTAGCTATGGCCGACGTAACCGGTGACGGGTTGCCAGAGATCTATGTATCGCAGGCAAATGAAGGGACCTCGTCCTACCCCGAGGTGTTCTATGTCAGCGTGCGGAACGCCGCCTACACCGAGGAGGCGTCGCGACGGGGATTGCGGGACTCATACGGTATTGGCAGTCACGGTGTGGTGTTCTTTGACCTCGACAACGATGACGATTGGGACGTGTACAACGGCAACACCACTGCCCGCAATCGTCTGTACCGTAACAGAGGCAACGGTTTCTTCGATGACATCACCGTGTCGGCGGGCTTGCGTGACTGGCCGTACAGCACCAGGGGCGTGGTGGCGTTCGACGCCAACAAGGACGGGTATATGGATCTGTACTGCGTTGGTGCAGGACTGCCCGACAACCAGGCGGAGCCGAACGAGTTTTACATAAACCAGAAGAATGGGACGTTCCAACTCGTGGACTGGGGACTGAGAAATGTAACCCAGGACGGGTTTGGGCAGCAGGGGGTCACGGCAGCAGACGTTGACAATGACGGAGACATCGACATCTACATCTGTCGTCGCGATAACACGCATGACGGTAAGTGGGGCAGTCCCTGCAATCTCCTTTTTATTAACAACGGCGACAACACATTCAGCGAGCAGGCCGGTGAGCGTGGCGTGCGGGGGGCGTTCTGGAACGATGGGGCCACCTTCGTGGACTATGACAACGACGGGGACCTTGACCTGTTTGTGATTGGGCAGAGCAAGTACCTGGGCAAAGTGTATGTCTACCGGAATCGCGGAGACGGCTACTTCGAAGACGTGACTAACACGCTCAATCTCGCCGGAAGGGGGTACACGGTTTTGCCGATAGATGCCGATAATGATGGCGACATCGACCTCTACATTCCGCAGCATTTCGGCAGTACGGATTCTCCCAATCGGGCGATTTTCTACCGCAACGATGGCGGCAGGTTTGTTGCCCTTTCGAGCACGGGTGCCGAAATCTACTCCTATGACCCCCGCGGTGGTGCGGTTGCAGACGTTGATGATGACGGGGATTTGGACATCTATTTCGCGGACGCCAACAAGGCCGCCGACGCGCGCTACTGGAACCGCCTGCTGCGCAACGATACCCAAACCAGTAATAAGTGGCTCAAGGTCTACGGGCGTGGGCCGAAGGGCGACAAAGGGGGCATTGGCACCAAGGTGTGGGTATTCGATAAAGGGTATTGCGATAGCCTCAATCACCTGGTAGGCTACAGGCAGATGATGAGCGCTTACGGCTATCTTTGTCAGGACGACTATGTTCTCCACTTCGGCCTGGGGCAGCGCGACTCGGTCGATGTCAAAGTTGTGCTTCTTGACGGCACAACCCTCCGTGCCCGTAGCGTCCCAGCAAATACCAAGTTATACTTTTCAAAACCCGCGCAACTGGCGATGGTGGACGGCAATGGGCAACAGGGCCCGGGCAACGTAGCATTGCCGGCTCCGTTGCGCGTGAAGGTAACCGACCAATACGGGAAGAATGTCGTGGGGGCCCAGGTGACTTTCACGGTAGTCACGGGCAACGGGCGCTTTCTGGAGCAGCAGCCAGTGTCCACAGATCGTCTCGGCGTGGCCAGTACGCACTTTGTCATGGGAAGTGTGGGGCTCACCCAGAGCGTCCGGGCAACCTGCGCCGATGTGCCGGGGGCGACGGTGGACTTTACGGCCTCGATCTCGCCCCACCGCGTGGCCGGCAAAGTGCGCTACCCAAACGGCACTATACCGCCAGTGGCGACCTTCACCGCCTTTAAGACATCTTATCCCGATGAGGTCATGACCCAGAGCTCGCCGGGCTGTGGGTATAGCAGTGGGAGTTACTGGATCCAGTGCGAGAACTTTCCCCATACATGGACCCCGGGCGAGACGTTACGGGTAGAGGTGCGCGATGGTGGCGTGGGTCGCGGGAGCGCTTCAGTAGTGTTCTCCAGCGCCGCTGTGGACTCACTCAACTTGGTCATTTCCGTTTTTACGCGGCAGATCACAGTGGCGACAAACCCACCAGGCTTGCAACTAAGAGTGGATGGTCAACTGTATTTGGCACCGCAAACCTTCACGTGGATTGAAGGGTCGTCCCACACGGTCGAGGCCCCCTCACCATTAGCCGGCGGTCCAGGGACTCGGTACGTGTTCGGCACGTGGAGCGACGGGGGTGGCCAGAGTCATTCCATCATCGTGCCTGCCCATGACTACAGTATTACTGCCCAGTACGAGACCCAGTATGAGCTGACAGTCGTCTCCGCCTATGGGGCGCCCTACGGAGGGGGGTGGTACCCGGCTGGAAGTTCGGTGACATTCGGCGTGACCTCCCCAGACACCACTACACCGGGCACCAGGCGCTTGTTCCAAGGGTGGGAGGGGAGCGGCCAGGGCTCGTACAGCGGGCCCAATGCTGTCGCCACAGTAGTGATGAGCAACCCCATCTCTGAACAGGCAAACTGGCAGACACAGTACCGTTTGTGGGTTTTTTCCGCCTATGGTTCCCCCACGGGCCAAGGGTGGTACAACGCAGGAGCGACCGCGCGATTCGGCGTCACCTCCCCGGAGGTGCATGGCGCTACCCGGTACGTGTTCAGCGGATGGAAGGGCGACTTTTCGGGAAGCGGCCCGGTGGATTCCTTGCGCATGGATGGGCCGAAAAGTATTACCGCCTCCTGGGTCACGGAGCACCTTCTAACCGTCTTGACCCCCTATGGTACAGCCTTCGGCCAGGGGTGGTATCGGCAGGGAAGCACCGCCACTTTCGGAGTGGCCCCCAGTGTGGTTGGGTTGAATGGAGGGACTCGTCTTGTTTTTGCGCGCTGGACAGGAGAGGGCCAGGGGGCCTACACGGGTGCCGACACCACAGCAAGCGTGGTGATGTTCAATCCAGTCACAGAGAGGGCCCAATGGACCAGGCAGTACCGACTCACCACTGCAGTAAGTCCGCCAGAGGGAGGCACCATGGTCCCCCAGCCGCCAGGTCTGTGGTGTGATAGCTTGGCGGTGGTGGCGTTGAGTGCCGTGCCGAATAGCACGGGGGGCTACACGTTTGCCGGCTGGTCAGGTGCACTCTCAGGGACGGCTAACCCGGCTTCGCTCACTATGAACGGGCCGAAGAGCGTGACAGCCAACTTCACTCCGCCTGGTCACGTGCGCGTGACCACCGAGCCCAGTGGTCTGAGTGTCGTCGTAGACGGCGTCACTTACAACGCCCCTTGTGACTTCGACTGGCCCATAGGTTCGACGCACAGCATTGGGGTGGTTTCACCCCAACCTGGCGCGCAAGGGGTACGGTATGTATTCTCCTCGTGGAGTGACGGCGGGCAGCAGAACCATACCGTTGTGGTCACCGGTGGTGCTCTTTATGCCGCCCGATTTGGCACGGAGTATTTCCTGAGCTTAAGCACGACTCCACAGGAAGGGGGGACGCTGGTGCCGGCCCCGCCGGGCGGCTGGTATGCGCAGGGAGCCACTGTGGTGCTTACTGCTACGCCCGCCCCAGGCTTCGTCTGGGGAGGTTGGGCCGGCGACTTGGTAGGAATGCCAAATCCGGCCACAGTAGTCATGAGCCGCCCTCTGTCGGCCACCGCCACCTTTCTCACCGTTAGGCAGATTGTCGTCGCCTCTGTCCCAGAGGGACGCCAGATCGTGGTTGACGGGATTCCATATGAGGCCCCTCAGACTTTTTCCTGGCCTACAGGGAGCAGACACACTTTGGCGGCACCATCGCCGCAGAGCATCGGTGCGGGCCGGCGGTATCGCTTCTACTCGTGGAGCGACGGCGGTGAGCAGACTCACGAGGTTGTGGTGGATAACACCACCAGCTACACGGCCGTCTTTGGCGTGGAGTGTTTCTTGGCTACACAGGCAAACCCACCGCAGGGTGGGGACGTGGTGCCTGCCCCACCCGGCGAATGGTACCCAGAGGGAAGCCAGGTGGAGGTGCGGGCCTCTGCTGATGGGACGCGCGGATACTCGTTCTGGGGGTGGTCCGGCGACCTGCGGGGTACGCAGAACCCAGCGTTGGTAGGTGTCGACGCGCCTAAGCAGGTGCGCGCGAACTTTGGGCTCGGTTCGTATGCCCCCCCCATACTGCTTTACAGTTACCCGCGCCCTGGATCGGTAGGGGCACCAAGAAACGCCACCGTCTTCCTTGGTATTCAGGCACGCTCGGGTGGCATTGATCCCAGCACGCTGCAAGTTGAGGTGGAAGGGAGCACTGTGCTGTCAGGGGGCGTTGACCAGACCGGAGGACGAGCCTCGATGCTCTTGGTTGGCGATACCTATACAGTCGCTTTTCACCCGGCAACGCCATACCGGTCCAACGGGCATGTCACCGTGCGGGTGGAATGCGAAGACCTGGGGTATCATCTGGGCAGGTTGGATACCAGCTTTGCCTTTGCCACTTGTCGGGATACGGCCTTTGTCATGCTGAGACAGACCGTAGACCAAATGGGCGGCACCCTGTCGTTAGAGCACACGGGCATACAAGTGCTAATTCCGGAAGGCGCCCTTACCGCGCCGACGCCGTTGGAAATTGGATTCATCTGGGACCCCCCTGCCCTGCCATCAAACGTGAAAGCCGTGGACCTTTTCCACTACCTCGGGCCCGATGGCCTGACTTTCGCCGACTCGGTAACGGTGGGAATCGAGTACAGTTGGGACACCCTTGGCTGGGCAGGGGTGACGCGGCCCGTCGACATTCCCTGCTATCGCTATAGTAGCCGGGAGGGAGCTTGGACACGGGTTCCGGTGTACGATGCCAACGACCATGAGCTCTTCGTGCGCCTCAAGGAATTCTGCTACCTTACTCTGGCCACAGAGAAGACGGAGGTTGCTCAGACCTTAGACGCGGCCGTGCCGCAGTGCCTTGCCCTCTTGCCAAACTACCCAAATCCATTCAACCCTGTGACGGTCCTGGAGTACCACGTTCCCACCTCAGGCCTGGTACAGTTGGGGGTGTACAACGTCAGAGGCCAGCTTGTTGCTACCTTGTGTGACCGGCCGCACCAGCCGGGTGTGTACCGGGTGGCCTGGGACGGGCGAGACGCGTCGGGGCAGCCGGTGGCCAGCGGCGTGTACGTGGCGGTGCTCAGACACGAAGGGGAGGTGCGGAGAATAAAACTGCTATTGGCCAAATAG
- a CDS encoding TonB family protein produces the protein MVRHAGKWCVVVGCVAAVLALRLGQGEKSPEPQRPAVSAWDSLVVAGGGQEGEREEQRFAGTSHTRECAPTPQGSESVVTTPPTGKESTLRGSQLAQAPEECGSSGSRAVATNWLDLARNGELELMEETREGKAQEYKGSTAAAAVLDLRSPLYVAEVLARHNGEIQECYRQRVKINPMLEGSLDLRFVVSPEGNVSSVTVIASTLGDEELERALVNCMLSWSDFGRCPAGTPPRTYRQRYTFGVENK, from the coding sequence ATGGTGCGTCACGCGGGGAAATGGTGTGTTGTAGTCGGCTGCGTGGCCGCAGTGCTGGCGCTGCGCTTGGGCCAGGGAGAAAAGAGCCCCGAACCCCAACGCCCAGCTGTGAGTGCGTGGGATTCGCTTGTGGTGGCAGGCGGAGGTCAAGAGGGTGAGCGCGAAGAACAGAGATTCGCAGGTACCTCTCATACTAGGGAGTGTGCGCCAACGCCACAAGGGAGTGAGAGCGTAGTTACTACTCCGCCCACTGGTAAAGAGAGTACGCTGCGCGGTTCTCAGCTCGCTCAGGCACCGGAGGAGTGCGGTAGTTCTGGTTCTCGTGCCGTGGCAACGAATTGGCTCGACCTCGCGCGGAATGGCGAATTGGAGCTCATGGAAGAGACCCGAGAAGGGAAGGCGCAAGAGTACAAGGGGAGCACTGCGGCGGCGGCAGTGCTGGACCTTCGCTCCCCGCTCTATGTAGCCGAGGTGTTGGCTCGCCACAACGGGGAGATCCAGGAGTGTTACCGTCAACGGGTAAAGATCAACCCCATGTTGGAGGGCTCGTTGGACCTGCGCTTTGTGGTCTCGCCAGAAGGGAACGTCAGCAGCGTGACCGTCATAGCTTCTACGCTGGGTGATGAGGAGTTGGAGCGAGCCCTTGTCAACTGCATGCTCAGCTGGAGCGATTTTGGACGGTGCCCGGCAGGCACTCCTCCTCGCACCTATCGCCAACGTTACACATTTGGCGTGGAAAACAAGTAG
- a CDS encoding response regulator produces MTATTNILIVDDEQDILDVLPQVMKRWGYNPIVAKDGREGLQKYQEYPIDAVVTDMKMPEMDGLQLLKEIMSLDRHAVVILLTAYPSLDSAIRAMREGAYDYLVKPVNLEELKLRIERGLERKSQLKAIPMLRGLNWALIVSIPLWLILGIILAKLLR; encoded by the coding sequence ATGACTGCGACCACTAACATCCTCATAGTTGACGACGAGCAGGACATCCTGGATGTCCTACCGCAGGTAATGAAGCGGTGGGGCTACAATCCGATAGTGGCCAAAGACGGTAGGGAAGGCTTGCAGAAGTATCAGGAGTACCCTATCGACGCAGTGGTCACGGACATGAAGATGCCGGAGATGGACGGGTTGCAGTTGCTCAAAGAGATCATGAGCCTGGACCGACATGCGGTGGTCATCCTGTTGACGGCTTACCCTTCGCTTGATTCAGCGATCCGGGCGATGCGCGAAGGGGCCTACGATTACCTTGTGAAACCCGTGAACTTGGAGGAACTCAAGCTCAGGATTGAGCGCGGTCTTGAACGCAAGAGCCAGCTCAAGGCCATCCCCATGCTGAGGGGGCTGAACTGGGCGCTTATCGTCAGCATTCCGTTGTGGCTCATCCTAGGCATAATCCTGGCCAAGCTCTTGCGTTGA
- a CDS encoding TPM domain-containing protein, protein MKLHRRWAPPILVLITIGLAWFAAGSLPAQQFPQPRGYVNDFANVIEPDYEARIAAVCEEVKRKTGAEIAVVTMPTVGDYDYQDYANRLFESWGIGEKDKHNGLLIFNAVAERKIWVEVGYGLEGAINDARAGDIYRDQIRPYLSRGEYGRGLLAGTIAAAQLIAQEYGVTLELEEPAIDTSPRAGGRTALPFCSIVFIILMLLLLSRFGGGLFPFLVFNSMFGPSRRGGYWGGGFGGGFGGGFGGGFGGFGGGASGGGGAGGGY, encoded by the coding sequence GTGAAGCTTCACAGAAGGTGGGCCCCACCCATCTTGGTCTTGATCACGATAGGATTGGCGTGGTTTGCGGCCGGGTCGCTTCCTGCCCAGCAGTTCCCACAGCCGCGGGGTTATGTAAACGACTTTGCCAATGTCATCGAGCCTGACTACGAGGCGCGCATCGCGGCGGTGTGTGAGGAGGTCAAGCGTAAGACCGGCGCGGAGATAGCCGTGGTCACCATGCCGACCGTCGGCGACTACGACTACCAGGACTATGCCAACCGTCTGTTTGAGAGCTGGGGGATAGGCGAGAAGGATAAGCACAACGGCCTCCTCATTTTCAATGCAGTTGCCGAGCGCAAGATCTGGGTAGAGGTAGGCTACGGGCTAGAAGGAGCTATTAACGACGCGAGGGCAGGGGACATCTACCGCGATCAGATTCGTCCGTATCTGAGTCGGGGCGAATATGGCAGGGGTTTATTGGCCGGTACGATAGCTGCCGCGCAGCTCATCGCGCAAGAGTACGGTGTGACCCTGGAGCTCGAGGAACCGGCCATAGACACTTCGCCACGGGCAGGGGGGCGCACCGCGCTTCCTTTCTGCTCAATAGTCTTTATCATTCTCATGCTCCTTCTCCTAAGCCGCTTCGGTGGGGGTCTGTTTCCGTTCCTTGTGTTTAATTCCATGTTCGGTCCCTCGCGCCGCGGTGGCTACTGGGGAGGTGGCTTCGGTGGTGGTTTCGGCGGCGGTTTCGGCGGCGGATTTGGCGGATTCGGTGGTGGTGCAAGCGGCGGAGGCGGTGCGGGTGGTGGATACTAA
- a CDS encoding nucleotidyltransferase domain-containing protein, giving the protein MAKVPYSPDEVFAAFTNDYRAVFGQDLLSIVLYGSGARGEYRRKHSDINFLIVLTENGMKELAKAFPLVRKWRKRNVSIPLFMTPEYISTSLDSFPMEFLALKQHHRMVYGDDPLESLQIDKKLLRLQCEHEVKGKLLHLREAYLATQGSKAELTKLIRRSLTAFVPLFEALLVLKDVEPPATKMEIVTRGVQMFGLNEEVFSRLLGVWNGEKLSEEETDRLAQQYIWEIRRLALEIDKFKP; this is encoded by the coding sequence ATGGCCAAAGTTCCGTACTCACCTGACGAAGTATTCGCCGCATTCACCAATGACTATCGTGCCGTTTTCGGTCAGGACCTTTTGTCTATTGTCCTCTATGGCAGCGGCGCGCGCGGCGAGTACAGGCGCAAGCACTCAGATATCAACTTCCTCATCGTGCTTACGGAAAATGGCATGAAGGAACTGGCTAAAGCTTTCCCGCTGGTACGGAAGTGGCGAAAGAGAAACGTCAGCATCCCATTGTTCATGACCCCCGAGTACATCAGCACTTCCCTGGATAGTTTCCCGATGGAGTTCCTGGCTTTGAAGCAGCACCATCGCATGGTGTATGGGGATGACCCGCTTGAGTCCCTGCAAATCGACAAAAAGTTGTTGCGCCTGCAGTGCGAGCACGAGGTCAAGGGAAAGCTTCTCCACCTCCGCGAAGCCTACCTAGCCACGCAGGGAAGCAAGGCAGAGCTGACAAAACTGATTCGGCGCTCGTTGACTGCGTTTGTGCCGCTATTTGAGGCTCTGTTAGTATTGAAAGACGTGGAGCCCCCTGCGACAAAGATGGAGATCGTTACCAGGGGCGTGCAGATGTTCGGCCTGAACGAGGAGGTATTTTCACGGCTGCTTGGTGTGTGGAACGGGGAAAAACTCAGCGAGGAGGAAACTGACCGGCTAGCGCAACAGTACATCTGGGAGATAAGACGGTTGGCACTGGAGATTGACAAATTTAAGCCATGA
- a CDS encoding LemA family protein encodes MRKTGSLVLIVVIVVILFLGLRGCSTYNALVGTDEEVKAAWAQVENQYQRRYDLIPNLVETVKGYAAHERETLIAVTEARAKVGQARTPQELIQANDQLSSALARLLVVVERYPELKANENFIRLQDELAGTENRISVERRRYTEVVQRYNTMVRRFPTNIIASIFNFKMRETFEAVSPAREAPRVDFGSGGR; translated from the coding sequence ATGCGCAAGACAGGCTCTCTAGTCCTCATCGTTGTGATTGTCGTGATCCTGTTCTTGGGGTTACGTGGGTGTTCCACGTACAATGCACTCGTTGGCACGGATGAGGAAGTGAAGGCCGCGTGGGCGCAGGTGGAAAACCAATACCAGCGGCGGTACGACCTCATCCCCAACCTGGTAGAGACCGTGAAAGGTTATGCCGCACACGAGCGGGAGACGCTGATTGCCGTGACCGAGGCGCGGGCGAAAGTGGGGCAGGCGAGGACCCCGCAGGAGCTCATCCAGGCCAACGATCAGCTTTCCTCTGCATTGGCCCGGCTGCTGGTGGTGGTTGAGCGGTATCCAGAGCTGAAGGCCAACGAGAACTTTATCCGTCTGCAGGATGAACTGGCCGGTACCGAAAACCGCATATCCGTGGAGCGCCGTCGCTACACCGAAGTGGTGCAGCGGTATAACACCATGGTGAGGCGCTTTCCCACCAACATCATCGCCAGCATCTTCAACTTCAAAATGCGGGAGACCTTCGAAGCGGTCAGCCCGGCACGCGAAGCCCCTCGTGTTGACTTTGGCAGCGGCGGGCGGTAG
- a CDS encoding carbon starvation protein A — MSAPLLVLLGAILFAGAYLSYGGYVARRLGIDPTRPTPAQTMNDGVDYVPTRAPVVLGHHFASIAGAGPIVGPVMASIFGWLPVYLWIVVGGIFVGAVHDFSAVVASLRHRGKSIGEVIEEHIGRNGKILFLLFSWSTLLLVIAVFTQLVATTFERVPSAATASLLFMVLAVAFGWAIYRRGMPLLGATLVGVILLFLCVYAGYRWPLLLSAQMWRYLLLLYCFGAAVLPVWFLLQPRDYLNSFVLYALLAGGALGIFFAHPKVQLAAVTTFHTDLGFLFPVLFVTVACGAISGFHSLVASGTTAKQVAKESDAKPIGYGAMLIESVLAIVALMAAATMAPGRFRQLYGAQSFVPIFAEGVGGFMARIPLLGIKADLATTFAALGVSAFVLTSLDTSTRLARFAFQELFERRTRKGSSSWLANRYVGTAITILVAWVFLVSGGSQAIWPVFGSANQLLAALALLAVSVWLAKGGMRTHFVRYPMIFMFLVTLTALASLIHKNFVRGNYLLVGIGAILFALAGLLVAQAVRSLRSVKGQQA, encoded by the coding sequence ATGAGCGCCCCGTTGCTGGTTTTGCTCGGCGCAATTCTCTTTGCGGGAGCCTATCTGAGCTACGGGGGATATGTGGCGCGGAGATTGGGGATCGATCCCACCCGCCCCACCCCTGCACAGACCATGAACGACGGCGTGGACTATGTACCCACGCGAGCCCCCGTGGTATTGGGGCACCACTTTGCCTCCATTGCCGGCGCCGGGCCGATCGTCGGGCCGGTCATGGCCTCCATCTTCGGGTGGCTGCCGGTGTACCTGTGGATTGTGGTGGGGGGCATCTTTGTGGGGGCTGTGCACGATTTTAGCGCCGTCGTGGCTTCCCTTCGGCATCGTGGCAAGTCAATCGGGGAGGTGATTGAGGAGCATATCGGCCGAAACGGCAAAATCTTGTTCTTGCTCTTTTCGTGGTCCACTCTGCTCTTAGTGATCGCCGTGTTCACCCAACTTGTGGCCACGACCTTTGAGCGTGTGCCGTCGGCAGCGACTGCTTCGTTGCTCTTTATGGTGCTGGCAGTGGCTTTTGGGTGGGCAATCTATCGCCGAGGTATGCCGCTCCTGGGAGCGACGCTGGTAGGAGTGATCCTGCTTTTCTTGTGTGTGTATGCGGGGTACCGCTGGCCCTTGTTGCTTTCAGCGCAGATGTGGCGCTACCTGTTGCTCCTCTACTGCTTTGGTGCCGCGGTGTTGCCGGTGTGGTTTCTGTTGCAACCCCGGGACTATCTCAATTCCTTTGTTCTCTACGCGCTCCTGGCGGGGGGCGCATTGGGGATTTTCTTTGCCCACCCGAAGGTCCAATTGGCAGCGGTAACCACATTCCACACCGATCTTGGCTTTCTTTTCCCCGTTCTTTTTGTCACTGTCGCCTGTGGGGCCATTTCCGGCTTCCACTCACTTGTGGCCTCTGGCACTACTGCCAAGCAGGTGGCCAAGGAGAGCGATGCTAAGCCGATCGGGTACGGCGCCATGCTCATCGAGTCGGTGCTCGCCATCGTGGCGTTGATGGCCGCGGCCACCATGGCCCCCGGGCGGTTCAGGCAGCTGTATGGGGCGCAGAGCTTTGTTCCCATCTTTGCCGAAGGCGTCGGTGGATTCATGGCGCGTATTCCTTTGCTGGGCATCAAGGCCGATCTGGCCACCACCTTTGCAGCGCTAGGGGTATCCGCGTTCGTGCTCACCTCGCTGGATACGAGCACTAGGTTAGCGCGTTTTGCTTTCCAAGAGCTGTTCGAAAGGCGGACCCGCAAGGGATCCTCCTCATGGCTGGCAAATCGCTACGTGGGCACCGCCATCACCATCCTGGTAGCATGGGTATTTCTCGTCAGCGGTGGCTCGCAGGCGATTTGGCCGGTGTTCGGATCGGCCAACCAGTTGCTGGCTGCTCTGGCTCTGCTTGCGGTTTCGGTATGGTTGGCAAAGGGGGGGATGCGCACCCATTTCGTGCGCTACCCTATGATCTTCATGTTCTTAGTGACTCTCACTGCCTTGGCTTCGCTGATTCACAAGAACTTTGTGCGAGGCAACTATCTCCTTGTGGGGATAGGCGCAATTCTGTTTGCACTGGCCGGTTTGTTAGTAGCCCAGGCTGTGCGCAGCCTGCGGAGCGTAAAGGGCCAGCAGGCCTAA